Within Pelistega ratti, the genomic segment GTCATGCGATTGTGGCACAAGCTGTTTTTGATGGATTAGAAAAAGCAGTACGTGATATGAAAGCGTTATTAGCATAAGTAGTTTTATAGTGCTTTCCTACTATACGTATAAATCTTACCTTGTTTTTGCTATTTTTAAACTTTTTTTTAAATTTTTTAAACCCAAATTATGCAGTAGAAAATAAAATAGAACATTGTTTTCTAATGTATCATTTGGGTTTATGTATGAGAGGATTTCTTGTGCTAAAAGTCATCCGTATTTCTATGAATAATAAGGATTTAAAAATATTATTTATTGATAAAACTATCTATAAATAAAGGAGCATAATATGAAAAATCAAGAGTCTATTGAACTATTAATTCAGCGTAATTCGATGAAGCTAGTGACTTCACCAGCTCCCTCTGATGAAGAGCTTGCTTTGGCATTTCAAGCGGCTGTTTCTGCCCCTGATCATGGTGCTTTAACGCCTTGGCGTTTTAAACTTATCCGTCAAGAAAATATTGCTAAATTTGCTGAATTTGCATTTAATATTAGTCAAAATAGTGATAATCCTTTACCTGAGGCTAAGTTAGCGGCTTCTCAAGCTTGGTTATCTGAAGTTCCCCTTATTATTGCTGTTGGATGCCATATTGATTATAGTAATACTAAGATATTAGAATCAGAACGCATGATTTCTGCAGGTTGTGCCGTGATGAATCTTATCAATGCTTTACAAATGATGGGGTATGGAGTTTTCTGGAGTACAGGGATTGCTACCTATAATGAAGAGTTTCAAATCGGACTTGGTTTTGATCCTCTTGATTATCGTTTTATGGGATTTTTAGCTGTAGGTACACCCAAAGTGCCTATCCCTAAAAAGCCTCGCAAACCTTATACGGATTTTGTTGAAGAATGGGTAATGCCTCAGAAATAATGGTTTATTTGATTATTTCGTTAATTTAATTATTTCATCAATAAATAAAATAGCCTAAATTATGTATTAAATTAATAACAAAAAGTACATTATTTGGGCTATAGATATAAGTAAGAATTATAAAATTGTTGTTTTTTATCAATTGATTAAAAAACCACTTGTCAGAAAATATTTAAGAATATTACCATTAGTTTTTTATTACAATTGGTATTTTAATAATGCGTTTAGGAAATGGTTTATTATGGGTGATGCTGGGGTGGGGCTTGCCGTTAGTCGGTATGGCACAACTTACTCCCTCGGCTATCCGTACCTTAGACCAACTGGATTCCACGCAACAGCAACGGCAACAACAGCAACAACAAACGCAAGCGGAGCAATCCCTGCCTTCTCCCACTATCCATCTTCCATCCTTCTCTTCTTTTTCTACTTCGCTTCCTTCTCACGAATCTCCTTGTTATCCTATTACCAATATTATGTTAGTTGATGATAGCCATAGTGATGGTTATAGGGTAGGCAGTTCATTTCAGTGGGCATTGGATAAGGCGCAATCAACGCTTTCTTTAACACTGCCCCATTGCTTAGGTGAAGAGGGTATCCGTCTTTTAATGCGCGAAGTACAAAACCATTTGATTGATAAGGGCTATGTAACGAGTCGAGTGGTGGCAACTGAACAAGATCTTGCTTTAGGGCAATTGGTATTAACGGTAGTGGTGGGAAAAGTAGGCAATATTATCGTGCAAGACAGTAGTGAGATTCCGAGATTTTCACGGCTAACGGCATGGACGGGTTTAACCTTGGATACGGGGGATGTATTAAATATTCGGGATATGGAGCAGTCTTTAGAGAATTTTAAGCGTGTTCCTACCGCAGAAGTGGATATGCAGATTATCCCGAGCCAAGACCCGTTAGCCCCAGCCGGGCAAAGTGATCTGTTGATACGGTATCAACAACGGTTTCCGATTCGGTTTTCATTGGGGCTTGATGATTCGGGTTCTAAAACAACCGGGCGACTACAAGGCTCAGGTGCTTTGTCTTTTGATCATTTACTAACGGGCAATGATATATTTTATGCCTCTGCCACGCATCATCTTCCTTCTTCTCGGGATGAAAAGGGTAATCGGGGGAGTAGCCAATATTATCTTTACTATGCCATACCGTTTCGGTACTGGCATTTTTCTTTGTCGCAAAGCTGGAGCCGATACCATCAGGAGGTAGCCGGTGCTTTTGGCAAGCGGTATCGCTACAGTGGTAAGAGCCGAACCAGTCAATTGAATGCGTCTTATGTGGTGTACCGAGATAATCAGCATAAAACCCGTTTAACGGGGGCATTATGGGTAAGACAATCACAGAATTTTATCAATGGTGCACAAATAGAGGTACAAAAGCGGCGTATGGCAGGTTGGGAGCTAGGGATAGTGCATCAATCCTATATAGGGCAAACAACCTTAGCACTGGAAGCCAGCTATCGAAGAGGCACAGGGGCTAGACGAGCCATACCCGCCCCCGAAGAATTATGGGGAGAAGGAACGTCCAGACCTCGGATTATTCGTGCGATGGTGGAATTAACTGCCCCGTTTAAACTTGGGCAAGCGGCTTTTACCTATCATACCCGATGGCAAGGGCAATGGCATAAAACGCCCTTAATTGCTCAAGATCAGCTAAGTATTGGAGGGCGTTATACGGTACGAGGCTTTGATGGCGAGCTGACCTTAATGGGAGAGCGAGGGTGGTTTTGGCGAAATGATATCAGTTGGCATATCCAGCAAAGTCCCCATCAGCTCTATGCTGCCTTAGATATGGGGCGAGTGAGTGGGCGCGCTACACAGTACCAAGTGGGTAATCGTTTAGTGGGGGCTGCCATTGGTCTAAGAGGGATGTGGCAAGGCTTCTCTTATGATGCCTTTGTGGGTAAACCCATTGATAAACCCACAGGGTTTAGAACTGCCCGTTATACGACTGGTTTTCAGTTAAATTATCAGTTTTAGTGTTAATGGTAAAAAGGTATTTACTTTGTGCGCTATAAGGGTTACTTGGAAAAATTTTATAGCAAAAGTTTATCTCTTTACACCATGATGATGTTAAGTAGTTGTTAGTTGGATAGTGATATAAAAAATTTCTTTAAAAAAGGGCAAAAGCATGAATAAGCGTTGTTTTCGCGTGATTTTTAACCACACTTTAGCACGCTATGTGGTGACCTCTGAATTCAGTAAAGCACAAGGTAAAGCCAAATCCTTATTCCGCTTTTCTCCTTTTAAACCTATCCCGACACCACTAACCTTAGTAGCAATTCGCCCTCTTGTTTTTAGCCTATGGTGTATAGTGGGAGCCGTCATCCCTTTACCGCAGAGCTGGGCAGACCCTCTAATCATTCAAGCCGATGCTTCTGCCCCTGCTCATCAACAAGCGATTATTTTAGAAACGGCAAACGGTATTCCTCAGGTCAATATCCAAACGCCCAATGCACAGGGGCTTTCACAT encodes:
- a CDS encoding ShlB/FhaC/HecB family hemolysin secretion/activation protein produces the protein MRLGNGLLWVMLGWGLPLVGMAQLTPSAIRTLDQLDSTQQQRQQQQQQTQAEQSLPSPTIHLPSFSSFSTSLPSHESPCYPITNIMLVDDSHSDGYRVGSSFQWALDKAQSTLSLTLPHCLGEEGIRLLMREVQNHLIDKGYVTSRVVATEQDLALGQLVLTVVVGKVGNIIVQDSSEIPRFSRLTAWTGLTLDTGDVLNIRDMEQSLENFKRVPTAEVDMQIIPSQDPLAPAGQSDLLIRYQQRFPIRFSLGLDDSGSKTTGRLQGSGALSFDHLLTGNDIFYASATHHLPSSRDEKGNRGSSQYYLYYAIPFRYWHFSLSQSWSRYHQEVAGAFGKRYRYSGKSRTSQLNASYVVYRDNQHKTRLTGALWVRQSQNFINGAQIEVQKRRMAGWELGIVHQSYIGQTTLALEASYRRGTGARRAIPAPEELWGEGTSRPRIIRAMVELTAPFKLGQAAFTYHTRWQGQWHKTPLIAQDQLSIGGRYTVRGFDGELTLMGERGWFWRNDISWHIQQSPHQLYAALDMGRVSGRATQYQVGNRLVGAAIGLRGMWQGFSYDAFVGKPIDKPTGFRTARYTTGFQLNYQF
- a CDS encoding nitroreductase family protein — encoded protein: MKNQESIELLIQRNSMKLVTSPAPSDEELALAFQAAVSAPDHGALTPWRFKLIRQENIAKFAEFAFNISQNSDNPLPEAKLAASQAWLSEVPLIIAVGCHIDYSNTKILESERMISAGCAVMNLINALQMMGYGVFWSTGIATYNEEFQIGLGFDPLDYRFMGFLAVGTPKVPIPKKPRKPYTDFVEEWVMPQK